The Pararhizobium sp. IMCC21322 sequence ATATGCATTCATGGCACACCGGGCCCGCCAGAGGGCAAAAGCTTCGGAACAGGAAAGCCCCAATCAGCGCGGCCGAAAGCTGCTGAATGTGGAAAAACAGTCTCTGGAAACGCTGGAGCTGGATGGCACTGCGACCAAAGATGACATCAAAAAACGCTTCAAGGAACTTGCCAAGAAGCACCATCCTGATGTGAATGGGGGTGACAGGGGATCGGAAGATCGCTTGCGCGAAATTATTCAGGCCTATAATTACCTCAAGGCCGCAGGATTCTGCTAGTCCCGATCCCGCTTCCATGGGGTCTGTACTCAACGAACGACACTAACTTATGAGCCGGTCTTAACGGTCGCGCTGGAGACATTCATGACTGAAGCCGCATTTTCCACGTCCCCTGCAACGCCGGATTCCGGCATGCCGGACATTCAGGTTTCTGTGCGCGATACGTTTGGCATAGACAGTGATCTGATGGTCCCCGCCTATAGCGAGCCAAACGAATATGTGCCGGATCTGGACCCCGATTACCTGTTTGACAAAAACACCACGCTCGCGATTCTGGCGGGCTTTGCCCATAATCGCCGCGTCATGGTAACTGGCTATCACGGCACCGGAAAGTCCACCCATATTGAACAGGTTGCAGCCCGCATTAACTGGCCGACCGTTCGGGTTAATCTGGACAGCCATATCAGCCGCATCGATCTCATCGGCAAGGACGCTATTGTCATTCGCGATGGCCAGCAAATTACCGAATTCCGTGACGGCATTCTGCCATGGGCGCTGAAGCACAACATCGCGCTCGTCTTTGATGAATATGATGCAGGCCGTCCCGATGTGATGTTCGTTATTCAGCGTATTCTGGAACTGCAGGGCAAATTGACGCTGCTGGATCAGAACCAGGTCATTCGCCCGCATCCTTGTTTCCGCCTGTTCTCGACAACCAACACCATCGGCCTTGGAGATACATCCGGGCTGTATCACGGCACCCAACAGATCAATCAGGGCCAGATGGACCGCTGGTCGATTGTGACGACGCTCAATTATCTGCCGCATGATGAGGAAACCGCGATCATTCTTGCCAAGGCCCCACAATACAGGAACGAAGAAGGCCGGGAGACGGTCTCCAACATGGTGCGTCTGGCTGATATGACCCGCAGTGCTTTTATCAATGGCGATCTGTCGACCGTGATGAGCCCGCGGACTGTGATTACATGGGCAGAAAATGCCAATATCTTTGGCGAATTGGCATTTGCCTTTCAGGTAACCTTCCTTAACAAATGCGACGAATTGGAGCGACCACTGGTTGCTGAATTCTATCAGCGCTGTTTCGGTGAGGAACTGCCTGAATCGTCTGCCAATCTGGTCTTAAGCACCAACTGACATCGATGGCCCATCCTCAGCGTAAAACCGGACAGGGTGCCGCAGCCAACAAGGAAGCGGCAGAAGCAACCGAGGCGTTCAAGCGCAGCGTTGCAACAACCATGCGTGCCATGTCCGGTGAAGCTGAACTGGAAGTCACCTTTGCCGCAAACCGGCCCAGCCTCGCGCCGGGGCGCGCGCGCCTGCCGGAACCGCCACGCGGTGCCAAGGCGCAGGATATTGCCACGGCCCGTGGCATGGCCGACAGCATGGCACTGCGCATCGCGGCCCACGATCCCGAATTACATGCCAAGCGCGCACCGAGCAGTGATACTGCGCGCGTCATTTTCGACACGCTGGAACAGGCAAGATGCGAGTCCCTTGGGGCAACACGCATGTCCGGCGTTGCCCAGAATCTGTCAGCCATGCTGGAAGACAAATTCGCCAAAGCGGATTTCGGAACTATAGAATCCACGCAGGATGCACCGCTGGAGCACGCTTTGGCCCTGGTGATGCGCGAAAAGATCACCGGGCAGAAGCCGCCGGAAAGCGCCAGTGATCTCGTCGAGGTCTGGCGCACAATCATCGATGAAAAAACCGGTGACCGCCTGTCCGGGCTGGGTGACGTTCTGGATGACCAGACCGCCTTTGCCGACGCTGTGCGTGATGTGCTGACTGACTTCGGCATGGGCGATGATTTTGACGGCAGCGCCGACAATGATGACCAGAATGACGATGACGGTGAAGATGGCGATAGCGGCGATGATGCCGCCCAGGGCGAAGCCAACGAAAGTGACGGCGATAACGCTGAGACAGACAGCCAAAGTGAGGCTACCGGAGACGATCAGGAAGCTGGCGAATCGGAAGCCGGAGAAGCAGATTTCTCTGATTCTGATGACGATGCCTCCGCTGAAATGGACGATTCCGGCGAGACCACACGCCCTAATTCGCCGCGCTCCATGCGCGAAGATGAGGATGCGTACAAGGTTTACTCCCACGAGTTTGATGAGACCATTGCGGCGGAAGATCTGTGCGATGCCGCCGAGCTGGAACGCCTGCGTGCCTATCTCGACAAGCAGCTGATGAGCCTGCAGGGTGTCGTCGCCCGTCTTGCCAACCGCCTGCAGCGCAAATTGATGGCAAAGCAGAACCGGTCCTGGGAATTTGATCTGGAGGAAGGTGTTCTCGACAGTTCCCGTCTGACACGGATCGTCATTGATCCAACAGCCCCTCTGTCCTTCAAACATGAGCAGGACACGGATTTCCGCGATACAGTGGTCACACTGTTGCTGGACAATTCAGGCTCCATGCGTGGACGCCCTATCACGGTTGCCGCCACCTGCGCTGATATTCTGGCACGCACGCTGGAGCGTTGCGGTGTCAAAGTCGAAATTCTGGGCTTCACCACCCGCGCCTGGAAAGGTGGTCAGGTACGGGAAAAATGGTTGAAGGACGGAAAACCCGCAATGCCGGGCCGCCTCAATGATCTGCGTCATATCATCTACAAAGCGGCTGATGCGCCCTGGCGCCGTGCCCGCCGCAATTTGGGCCTGATGATGCGCGAAGGCCTGTTAAAGGAAAACATTGACGGTGAAGCACTGGATTGGGCGCATAAGCGCCTGTTGGGCAGACCGGAAAGCCGCCGCATTCTGATGGTCATTTCAGACGGTGCACCGGTTGATGATACAACCCTGTCTGTCAATCCCGGCAATTACCTGGAAAAACATTTCCATCAGGTGATTGAAGAGATTGAAACCCGTTCGCCGGTACAGCTGGTGGCCATTGGTATCGGACATGACGTCACAAGGCATTATCGCCGCGCTGTGACCATTGTCGATGCCGAGGAACTGGCCGGAGCAATGACCGATAAATTAGTGGAGCTGTTTGACGAAGATGCAAACAAGCGCGGATCAAAATACAGGTAAGCATGGCAGGCGCTCACGCGCGCCTTTGTGGATTGCTGTGCTTGGTCTTGGCTGCCTGTTTTCAGGCGTCCACCAGCCTGCACAGGCCCAAACCCTTCCCTGGTCTATAAACGGCAGCACGCCTGCTGAAATCAAAACTGTGCCCGTTGAGCAGTTCATTGTCGGCAGCGATAAAACCGAATTCGGCGCCTTGCGGTTTATCGGCGGCATTGTGCTGTCGGGCGGGGCAGAATTTGGCGGTTTTTCCGGTCTCATTGTGACTGAAGACGGCAAAGGCCTGCTTGCGGTGAGTGATGTCGGCCAATGGTTCAGCGCAGAAATCAATCGGGAAAACGGCCGGATTTCAGGGCTTGAGAATACGGTCATCGGACCCATACGCGATGCAAATGGGGATGCCTTGAACAAGGGGCGGAAATGGTACGCTGACGCTGAAGGCCTGGCCTGGAACGACGGTCAGGTTATCATGTCCTTTGAACGCCAGAGCGGAAAAGTTCGAACGGCTGACCTTGCTAAAAAAGGTTTTCTGGCTCCAGCCTCCATTTTGCCGGAAAGCAAGCCGCTCAATTCAATCAAGGGAAATCGCGGCATTGAAGCCATTGCGGTCCCGCCGGCTGGCTCCGCCTTTGACGGCTCGCTGATTGCAATCGGAGAGCGTATTCTGTCCGCCGGCCATCATTCCGGCTGGGTTCTGACCGGCGCTAAATCCCGCCGCTTCAAAATTCGGCGACGCGGTGATTTTGACATTACGGATGCAGAATTTTTACCCAATGGTGATTTGCTGATTCTGGAGCGCCGTTTTTCACTCACCCTTGGCAGCGCGGTGCGCATTCGCCGTATCTCTGCCGCTGACTTCACGCCCGAACGGCTGTCCACAGGCATCATACTGGACGGTCTTGATCTTATGACCGCCGATCTCACCCATCAAATTGATAATATGGAAGGCATGGCTGTGCGCGTCGCTCCCGACGGCACACCCATCATCCTCTTGATTTCAGATGATAATCTGAATTTCTTCCAGCGCACGCTTTTGCTGGAATTTGCTCTGCGTCCCGAAGAGTTCGGCGTTATACCGCAGCCTCGTCCGGCTGCGGCGAACCTGCCTCGCGGATAAAGCCCATCAGCAGGCGATAGGGCAGCAGCAGCAATGCCACTGCCAGAACCTTCACCGCCAGATCACCCAATGCCCAGGACATCCAGCGCGGCGCTTCAACACCAAACGCAAACAGGGGTGCCGCCTCAATGGCGAAATCATCATTGGCGCCCAGCACCACCAGACCTGCAGCAAAAGCCAGCGTGAAAAACAGGGCTGTATCGAGAACAGACGCTGAAATCGAAGATATCACCGGCGCTTTCCACCAGCTCTTGCTGTGACGCAGACGGTTGAACAGCGACACGTCGAGCAATTGTGCAATCAGGAAAGCTGTTCCCGAGGCAATCGCAATGCGCGGCGTCGCCAGCCAGAGCGACAGGATGACGGCCAGTGCAAAACCGGCAAGCACCACAATACGTGCCCGGTTCGGCCCGTAGCGCCGATTGGTGATATCAGTTACCAGAAACGCAATTGGATAGGTAAAGGCACCCCAGGTGAACAAATCCGCCATGTTGAACCCGGCCACCACAAAACCGACCGGGAACTGCACCAGATAGTTTGAGGCAAGAACAACACAAACCATTGCAACAATGGCCAATGGAAGTTTGGAAGGGATGCTTGAAGATGCGGACATGACAGCGCTCTCAGGATGAATTGCACAACAACAGAAAACGCGCTGCATCATCAGATGAAGCGCGTCTGTCAGACTGACAATAATCCCAAATGGGATTATCTAACCGAATTAAGCGGCAGCAAGCTGTTTCTTGGCAACGAGTTTCTTGACCCGCAGAGCTTCGGATGACAATTCTTCATCCTTCGCTTTGGCCAGAAACGCATCCAGACCACCACGGTGTTCGACCGTGCGCAGTGCAGCAGCTGAAACGCGCAATTTGATCTGTTGGCCAAGCGTTTCACTTGTCAAAGACACATCGCACAGATTCGGCAAAAAGCGCCGGCGCGAACGATTCTTCGCGTGGCTTACATTATTTCCTGTCAGGACCGCTTTACCGGTCAATTCGCAGCGTCGTGCCATGGCACAAACCTTTCGAAACATATTAAACGACGAGCCACCCTGTATGGTCAAATCCGGTTCGAATGAAACCGACGCGGGCAAAGGTTCATTGGAAACCACCAATGTGGAGCCTGACGTAAGGCCCCTGCACCGTGCACCCGAACGCGTAGGGAGGTAATTCGCAGCGGTCATAAGGCAGAATGCAGCCACGCGTCAAGGTTTTCCTTGGGAAGAGGCCGATTCTCTTGGGCTTGGTGAAGTCACGCAATGACATGAAAATTCAATAGCTGCGATTTTACAGATTCCGAGTGCCCGGAGCCACTCGAAAAACAGGCGGCGATGGTCCGTTCCATTTTGAAACGATTTCGTTAACACATCCGGGCTTCAGCACACCCCAATCCACATCGACCCTGCAATGCGCCTCTAGATGATGCAAGGCGGAAACGTGAACACACCCCATGTAGTGAGAACAAAAAAGCAACAAGCTGGTGTCAGTGATTCGTCGCCAATCTGTTCTCTATCCGATCCATTTCTTAACAAAAGCCGGAACCGTATGACTCCAGCCGGATTGCAGACCTGGTGCCATGTTCCATTTTGAAACAGGTTCCTGAACAAAAGTCGGATCACACGCCTTTAACGGATCGCTCGAAACCCGGCACTTGTGGCCCGCTCGACCTCAAACCACAATTTGTTGTGGTGAACAAAAGCTGAACATAATGGAATCAGCGATTCGGGCACGGTTTGTTCCGCTATGGTTCCTTTTCTTAATGGACAGAAAACAAAGGCTTGAGGGTAAATGAAGGATGGGTGCTGGCCCGACAAATCATAATGACGGCTTGAATCAATTCGCAGTACTTCAAGACTCTGACTAGCAAACGCAGCTTGTGAGTGCTATCAACCCGCCCGATACTGCAGATTGGTGCAGCGTCGACCTTACAATCCGGCTGAACGCGCAGCGCTTGCTTTAAAGAATTGTGCGTTTGTCCCGCATGACAGAAAGTGGCACCTCATTGACCCTGTTTGATGCCCTGCCCAGCGGTTCCACGCAAAATGGTTCCCACCTGAACGCTTCCTTACAGCCGGAGGCACCGACGCGCCTTAAAAACCGGAATGTGACGGCGGTCCTCGGTCCAACCAACACCGGGAAAACCTATCTCGCCATCGAGCGCATGCTGGGCCATGAGAGCGGCATTATCGGGCTGCCCCTGCGTCTGCTCGCCCGCGAGGTCTACAACAAGCTGGTCATGCGCGCTGGCGAAGAAAACGTTGCGCTGGTCACTGGCGAAGAAAAGATCATGCCCAAAGCGGCACGGTATTTTGTCTGCACCGTAGAAGCGCTGCCGAACTACACACAATGCGCCTTCGCCGCCATCGATGAAATACAGTTGGCCTCCGACCTGGATCGGGGTCACATTTTTACCGACCGGTTGCTCAATCTGCGCGGGACACAGGAAACCCTGCTGCTGGGCGCAGAAACCATGCGCCCCATTATCGAAAAACTTCTACCGGGCGTGAATATCGTCACCCGGCCGCGCATGTCGGTGCTGGCCTATACCGGGTCGAAAAAGCTGACACGACTGCCAACCCGTTCAGCCATTGTGACATTTTCCGCCAATGAAGTTTATGCCATCGCCGAGCTGATTCGTCGCCAGCGTGGCGGCGCGGCGGTCGTTCTTGGTTCGCTCAGCCCCCGCACACGCAACAAGCAGGTGGAGCTTTATCAAAACGGCGATGTGGATTTTCTCATCGCCACGGATGCCATTGGCATGGGTCTAAATCTGGATGTCGACCATGTCGCCTTTGCCGCGGACAGCAAATATGACGGGTTTCAGTTCCGCAAGTTGAATGCGGCTGAAATTGGCCAGATTGCCGGACGTGCCGGGCGTCACTTGCGCGACGGAACCTTTGGCGTCTCCCACGCAGTCCCGCCCCTGGACGAAGAAATGGTGAAAGCCATTGAAAACCATCGCTTTCAGCCCGTAAAAATCCTGCAGTGGCGCAATCGCACACTGGATTTTTCAACCATTGACGATTTGCGCAGAAGCCTGGAGGTCACCCCGGATATGCCGGGCCTGACCCGCGCACCGCCATCGGATGACTGGGAAGCTCTGGACCGGTTATCACGCGATCCTGAAATCACCGATCTGGTGACCAGTTCGGACCGGGTTGAACTGTTATGGAATGCCTGCCGCATTCCCGATTTTCAGAATATCTCACCGGCCCAGCATTCAGATCTGGTCAATCATATTTTCCGTTTTATCGCCAAGGATGGCAAAATAGACGAAAACTGGTTTGGCAAACAGGTAGAACGGGCAGATAAACCCGTCGGTGATATTGACACTCTGGCCGGACGGATTGCAGAAATTCGGACCTGGACCTTTGTAGCCAACAGGGCCGACTGGCTGGAAGATGCATGGACCTGGCAAGAAGCAACCCGCGCTGTTGAAGACCGTCTGTCGGACGCCCTTCATGATCAGTTGACCCAACGATTTGTCGACCGCCGCACAAGTGTGCTGATGCGGCAATTGAAAGAGAAGACTATGCTTGATGCAGAGATTACAGCAACCGGAGATGTCCTGGTTGAAGGCCACCATGTTGGCCAATTATCCGGCTTCCGTTTCCAGCCTGACCCGTCAGCCGAAGGTGTTGACGCAAAGGCGGTTCGCGCAGCAGCAGATAAAACACTGGCAGATGCAATTGCCAAAAAGGCAAGCAAGGCTTCCATAAGTCCGAACGAGGATTTCACCCTGGCCGCCGACGAATCTATTCGTTGGCGCGGCGAGGTGATCGCCCGCGCACTGGCCACCGAACAAATGCTGCAGCCCCGCACATTGCTGCTGGCAGATGAACAATTGAATGGCGCGCCACGTGACCAGATCCAGGCGCGGCTTGATCTGTGGCTGGATACGCACATCAAGACTTTGCTGAAACCGCTGTTTGATTTGAAAGAAGCAGAAAACCTGTCCGGCATTGCACGCGGCATGGCCTTTCGTCTGTCAGAAAACAATGGCGTCATGGCACGTGCCGACATTGCAGATGACGTAAAGGCGCTGGATCAGGAAACCCGCGCTGGTCTGCGGCAACTGGGTGTGCGGTTTGGCGCATTCCACATTTTCGTGCCGCAATTGCTGAAGCCCGCTCCGAGCAAATTGCTGGTGGATTTGTTTGCGCTTCACAAAGGTGAGGCTGAACTGCCGGGCCGGGAAGAAATTCCTGCCATGTCGGCAGCCGGGCGCACATCGGTTCCTGTCGATCCCGCCTTTCAGGCCGATATTTACCAGATGGTCGGCTTCAAAATATGCGGCAAGCGTGCGGTGCGGATCGACATTCTGGAACGACTTGCAGATCTCATCCGGCCATTAATGGCGTGGAAACCCGGTGGTGAGAGCGCAAAGCCGCAAGGTGCTGTTGATGGACCCGGCTTTACCATAACGGTTGATATGACATCCCTGTTGGGCTGTGCCGGTGAAGACTTCAATGAGGTTCTGAAATCCCTTGGCTATCGCATGGAGCGCAAGCCGGTTGAAAAACCGGTTGAGCCAAAGCCTGCCGAAGGGGCTGCACAAGAAGTTGCTCCAGAAACTGCAACGGAAGAAACGGCATCGGATGCTGCTTCGGAAAGCCCCGCTGTAGCGACTGAAAAAGCCTCAGTAGAAACAACTTTGGTTGAGCCGGCTCCAATTGAACCAGACTCAGTTGAATCGGCTCCTGCAGAACCACCAAAAGAAGATCCAGCACCGGTCGAAGCCGTTGCGCAAGCGGACGCACCATCCACGGAAGAGCCTGCAGTTGCGGACGCAACTCCGGAAGTGACCCCAGAAGTTGTCCCGGAAACTGCCCCTGGAACTACCTCAGATACTGCCTCCGAAGCGGCTCCGGAAGAGACCAATGGAACGACGGCAGAGACAGTTGCTGAAGAAGAAGCCTTTATTGAAATCTGGCGGCCAAAGTCGCGGTTTCACAATGAACGCGCTGGCGGCAGACGCGATAACAAACGCAACCAGAATCAGAAACCTGGCAACAACAATAAGGGTGAGAAGCAGGGCAAGGGCAAACGTCCGTCCGGCAAGCGCGATCAGGATCGCAATGCCAAAAACAAGGGCGCTCAGGGCAATCGGCCACCAAGGCCGGAAAAGAAAATTGATCCCGATTCCCCATTTGCAGCGCTGGCGGCCCTGAAACAGGATTTGATCAAAAAGAAGTAGGGTGCGGTCTTTATGGGGGATGATGCCCGTCAACGGCTCGACAAATGGCTCTGGTATACCCGGATCGTCAAGACCCGCAGCCTTGCACAGAAACTGGTGAAGGGTGGGAAGGTCCGCGTTAACAATGAACGTGTTTCATCACCCAGCCATCCGCTGAAAACAGATGATGTGTTGACTGTAACCTTGGCGCGGCAGGTCAAAGTCCTGAAATTCGTCGGTGCTGGCACACGGCGCGGACCGGCTGTGGAAGCTGTTACGCTTTATGAGGATTTGACGCCGCCACCGGTTCCAATGACAGCGGAGGAACGCGCGACAAAGGGGCGTGCGCCGGCCCCAGAAAAACGACCCGATAAGCGCGCCCGTCGCGATCTGATCCGCCTGAAAGGAACAGATGACTAAATTCCGGCCATTCGCCGCATTGCTTTTGCTTGAGCTTTGCCGGAAAACCGGATAGCAAAACTGGAAATTCAGAATGCCCGTCTCAGGAGCCGACACTTGACCTACATCGTCAACGACAATTGCATTAAGTGCAAATACATGGATTGTGTTGAAGTCTGTCCCGTAGACTGTTTCTACGAGGGTGAAAACATGCTCGTGATTCATCCAGACGAGTGTATCGACTGCGGAGTCTGCGAGCCTGAATGCCCAGCGGAGGCCATTAAACCTGACACAGAGCCCGGCCTGGAAAAATGGCTGCGGATCAACACGGAATACGCCGACAAATGGCCAAATATTACAATCAAGCGTGAATCGCCCGAAGACGCCAAGAAATTTGATGGCGAAGAAGACAAGTTTGAAAAATATTTCTCGGAAGCACCCGGCGAGGGTGACTGATCGATCCTTTCGCACATGCGAAATAAGTGACGGCTGACCGATCTCATTGCCATCTAATTGGCAAAAATCGGCAGCGAATATGTCAGCAATATTTACCCTTAATTTGTGCAGTGCCAGAAATCGTTGATTTTTCCGGTTTTTTTTGCTATATATAGATTGACATCAAATTTTATCGAGTAGGTCTCAGGTCGATTTTCGAATCTGCTGACGGCAAAGTGTCTCATGATACCTTCCATTGGGCAGTTTTTTGATCCGCTTGAACTGCACGATTTGAATTTGAAACCAGCCTTGCGCCTGTCACTCATGCAAGAGGGTCCGAGAGCGGATCACTTCTTGAAGGATGACGGAGTGTAAAGTTGGACTTAATCGCGGTCACGCGGGTTTTAGGGACCTTTCGATATTATGATTTGGTTGACGGAAAAGTGCAAAGAATCTGGCAATGCAATCATCGACAGAGATGATGTCATTTGCGTGGGTACCGTGAACAAGACGAACGTCGGAACACCGTCAATCCTGAAACGAACCATCTAACAAGCAGGCATAGCAACAAAGATAAGGCAGAGTTTCATCTGTCTTTTCCAGTGTGCATAAAACCGTCCGGTCTGACGGAACTGATCAGTGACCGGACAGAGGAGTAGAAAGCGTATGGCAGTCAAGAAAACAACACAGCGTCACGGCTTCAAAGTAAGCGAGTACATCGTCTATCCGGCCCATGGTGTCGGCCAGATTACCGCTATCGAGAAGCAGGAAATCGCTGGCATGGAACTGGAACTCATTGTTATTGATTTTCTCAATGACAAGATGACTTTGCGTGTTCCCGTTGCGAAAATCGATAGTGTCGGCATGCGCAAATTGGCAGACGAAGCGACCGTCGCCAAAGCATTGAAGACCGTTGAGGGCCGCGCCCGCATCAAGCGGACTATGTGGAGCCGTCGCGCGCAGGAATATGAAGCAAAAATCAATTCAGGCGATCTGATTTCAATTTCTGAAGTTGTGCGCGATCTGTTCCGCTCCGAAAATCAGCCGGAGCAGTCCTACAGTGAGCGTCAATTGTATGAAGCGGCTCTGGAACGCATGTCCCGCGAATTGTCTGCGGTGAACAAGCAGACTGAAACCGAATCTGTTCGTCTCATTGAATCACATCTGGCAAAAAGCCCACGCCGTGGACCAAAAACCGCGGAAGAAGATACGGCCGAAGAAACGACTACGGAATCGCCCAGCGCGGCAGTTGCTGCTGCATAGGCAGTCGGTTTCGGCGCTGCTGTTCTCTGGCAGGCATCAACAAAACAATTTGGACCGGGGCTGTTATCCAGCCCCGGTTTTTTTATGCATTCCTCGTTTCGGGGCTGGCCTTTATCGTGCGCCCAATTGACTCACAGGTGATCCAGTTTCGAACATGATGCGTAAATAAGACAAAGAACCGGTAGTGGAGTGTCTTATGAGCGACGATCATTCAGCACGCAGAAAGTTCGTGCGAAGCGCCATGAAAGCGCCGTATCTGGAACGCGAAGAAGAACATCAACTCGCGGTCCGCTGGAAAGAAGCAGGCGACCAGGAGGCTTTGCACAAGCTCACATCCGCCCACATGCGGCTGGTGATATCCGTCGCTGGCAAGTTCCGCTATTTCGGCCTGTCCATGAGCGACCTCATCCAGGAAGGCCATGTCGGGCTTCTGGAAGCGGCGGCGCGGTTCGACCCGGCGCGTGAAGTGCGGTTTTCAACTTATGCGACCTGGTGGATCAGAGCCTCCATCCAGGATCATATCCTGCGCAACTGGTCTATTGTGCGGGGCGGAACCAGTTCTGCTCAAAAATCCCTGTTTTTCAATCTGCGGCGGCTGCGCGCAAAACTGACACAGGCCAATGGCGGCGTTCCCACCCATGAGACTTTCACAGAGATTGCCAGCGCTATTGGCGTTTCGGTGAAAGATGTTGCCAATATGAATTCTCGCCTCTCCGGACCGGATATGTCCCTGAACGCACCGCTCACTGAGAGCGATGGCGAAAGCGCTGATCGCCAGGATTTTCTGGTGGATGAAACGCCAAACCAGGGTGTGACTGTTCCCGAGGCGATGGACCGCGAACGCCGCTCTTCATGGCTGAAATCCGCCATGACCGTGTTGTCCGAGCGTGAATTGCGCATCGTCCGCGACCGCCGCCTCAGCGAAGAGGGCGCAACGCTTGAATCACTTGGAAATTCACTTGGTATTTCCAAAGAACGCGTCCGCCAAATCGAGTGTCGCGCTCTGGAAAAGCTGAAAACCGCTCTGGTTGAAAACCAACCCAATGACGCTGCCTTTATCTGATCTTGATAACGGGTTCCGGATTGAACCGGGACCCACAGCCAAAGCTGACCGATCCGGGTGCCGGTCACATACAGCTTAACAGCTCACAAATCCTCCGGATCCGCACAGGATTGAAAACCTTTCGACAACAGACCGAGATGATTTTTCGGCATTACGACGCGCACAAAATGCGAACGCGTTGACGCTGAAAGCCAAGTTGATCAAAGCTCAAATTCTCGGTTTTTTCAAAACAAACAAAAAGCTGAACCTGACTTAAGCTTTAGCTTATTTCATACGACGCCACCGTGGCACGTAACGTCACTGATAACCTCGTTTTCATGTACCCGGCAACACGCCGAAATCCGGCCCGGTTGATCGCATCTACGATAATCGGCACCACCGCAGCAAAGACCACTGGCCCAATTATCCAGGGCGCAAAGCTGGCGATAGAGCGCTACAATTCACGCAACACCGGTGCAGCTTTCTGACCAAGCAGCCGCCATGTGCCTGCCAGGCCGAAGCCCACCGTCAACACAAGGGCGGTCAACAGGGCTGAGAATGCGACAGAAGGCAGGAAGGTGAAATCAGCGCCCATGATACGCTCCAGCACAAACCAGGATGCCGCTGAACCGGCAATCAGACCGAACACCGCTGTAACCGTGCCCAGCAGCAGATATTCAAGACCAAAGGCCTGGATCAGCTGTCGCCGCGTGGCACCCAGTGTTTTCAGAATAACTGCATCATAGACACGGTGTCGCTGGCCTGCCGCCAAAGCACCACCCAGCACCAGAATACTGGCTACCAGCGCAATGCTGGCCGCTACGCGCACGGCCAGCGCCAATTGGCCGATGACTTCGTTCGCCTGATCCAGCGCATCCTTCACCCGCACACTCGTTACTGCCGGAAAGGCCGATGTGATGGATTTCAGCACGGCAAACTCGGCATCTTCCGTCGAGCCTTCCGGATAGGTCAGTGTGGCCAGATGCGTATGCGGCGCACCGGCGAACGTATTGGGCGAAAACACCAGCACAAAATTGATCGCCAGTGTTTCCCATTCCACTTCCCGCAGATTGGCAATTTCGGCTGTGATTTCGCGGCCAAGCACATTCACCGACACTTCGTCGCCGATCTTGAGGCCAAACTCACCGGCCAGTTCTGAATCATAGGATACCAGCGGCTTGCCCTCATAATCGGCAGGCCACCATTCACCCTCTGTCAGCTTGGAATTATCCGGCATGGTTGCGGAATAGGTTATGCCGC is a genomic window containing:
- the rpmB gene encoding 50S ribosomal protein L28, producing the protein MARRCELTGKAVLTGNNVSHAKNRSRRRFLPNLCDVSLTSETLGQQIKLRVSAAALRTVEHRGGLDAFLAKAKDEELSSEALRVKKLVAKKQLAAA
- a CDS encoding VUT family protein, whose translation is MSASSSIPSKLPLAIVAMVCVVLASNYLVQFPVGFVVAGFNMADLFTWGAFTYPIAFLVTDITNRRYGPNRARIVVLAGFALAVILSLWLATPRIAIASGTAFLIAQLLDVSLFNRLRHSKSWWKAPVISSISASVLDTALFFTLAFAAGLVVLGANDDFAIEAAPLFAFGVEAPRWMSWALGDLAVKVLAVALLLLPYRLLMGFIREAGSPQPDEAAV
- the cobT gene encoding cobaltochelatase subunit CobT, with the translated sequence MAHPQRKTGQGAAANKEAAEATEAFKRSVATTMRAMSGEAELEVTFAANRPSLAPGRARLPEPPRGAKAQDIATARGMADSMALRIAAHDPELHAKRAPSSDTARVIFDTLEQARCESLGATRMSGVAQNLSAMLEDKFAKADFGTIESTQDAPLEHALALVMREKITGQKPPESASDLVEVWRTIIDEKTGDRLSGLGDVLDDQTAFADAVRDVLTDFGMGDDFDGSADNDDQNDDDGEDGDSGDDAAQGEANESDGDNAETDSQSEATGDDQEAGESEAGEADFSDSDDDASAEMDDSGETTRPNSPRSMREDEDAYKVYSHEFDETIAAEDLCDAAELERLRAYLDKQLMSLQGVVARLANRLQRKLMAKQNRSWEFDLEEGVLDSSRLTRIVIDPTAPLSFKHEQDTDFRDTVVTLLLDNSGSMRGRPITVAATCADILARTLERCGVKVEILGFTTRAWKGGQVREKWLKDGKPAMPGRLNDLRHIIYKAADAPWRRARRNLGLMMREGLLKENIDGEALDWAHKRLLGRPESRRILMVISDGAPVDDTTLSVNPGNYLEKHFHQVIEEIETRSPVQLVAIGIGHDVTRHYRRAVTIVDAEELAGAMTDKLVELFDEDANKRGSKYR
- the cobS gene encoding cobaltochelatase subunit CobS is translated as MTEAAFSTSPATPDSGMPDIQVSVRDTFGIDSDLMVPAYSEPNEYVPDLDPDYLFDKNTTLAILAGFAHNRRVMVTGYHGTGKSTHIEQVAARINWPTVRVNLDSHISRIDLIGKDAIVIRDGQQITEFRDGILPWALKHNIALVFDEYDAGRPDVMFVIQRILELQGKLTLLDQNQVIRPHPCFRLFSTTNTIGLGDTSGLYHGTQQINQGQMDRWSIVTTLNYLPHDEETAIILAKAPQYRNEEGRETVSNMVRLADMTRSAFINGDLSTVMSPRTVITWAENANIFGELAFAFQVTFLNKCDELERPLVAEFYQRCFGEELPESSANLVLSTN
- a CDS encoding esterase-like activity of phytase family protein, encoding MQTSADQNTGKHGRRSRAPLWIAVLGLGCLFSGVHQPAQAQTLPWSINGSTPAEIKTVPVEQFIVGSDKTEFGALRFIGGIVLSGGAEFGGFSGLIVTEDGKGLLAVSDVGQWFSAEINRENGRISGLENTVIGPIRDANGDALNKGRKWYADAEGLAWNDGQVIMSFERQSGKVRTADLAKKGFLAPASILPESKPLNSIKGNRGIEAIAVPPAGSAFDGSLIAIGERILSAGHHSGWVLTGAKSRRFKIRRRGDFDITDAEFLPNGDLLILERRFSLTLGSAVRIRRISAADFTPERLSTGIILDGLDLMTADLTHQIDNMEGMAVRVAPDGTPIILLISDDNLNFFQRTLLLEFALRPEEFGVIPQPRPAAANLPRG